One Pocillopora verrucosa isolate sample1 chromosome 10, ASM3666991v2, whole genome shotgun sequence genomic window carries:
- the LOC131791689 gene encoding transcription factor 15-like, producing MESVACIRKGTRKRKQKAKLSDLDALDSDEYDSSPKRESDDENTSTSKINKRKRRRPRLTGLSKQRQAANARERSRTHSVNSAFNALRVLIPTEPSDRKLSKIETLRLASSYIAHLGSMLVSGTQCPNVAKAAEHNGAISPSSASRVCTFCLSLLKAVSKDEGTNNRLHVQGK from the exons ATGGAAAGCGTTGCGTGTATCAGAAAG GGAACACGCAAGAGGAAACAGAAAGCAAAACTCAGCGACTTGGACGCGTTGGACTCAGATGAATATGACTCCTCGCCCAAGCGTGAGTCCGATGATGAGAACACCTCAACTTCAAAGATCAACAAACGAAAAAGGAGAAGACCTCGTCTGACGGGCCTTAGTAAACAACGACAAGCTGCAAACGCTCGCGAACGAAGTAGAACCCACAGTGTCAATTCTGCATTCAATGCATTACGAGTTCTTATACCTACTGAACCTTCTGacagaaaactttcaaaaatagaAACATTGCGCTTGGCTTCAAGCTACATTGCGCATCTTGGATCAATGTTGGTGAGTGGAACTCAGTGTCCGAATGTAGCAAAGGCAGCTGAACACAATGGAGCCATTTCACCATCTTCAGCATCAAGAGTGTGTACATTTTGTTTGAGCCTACTTAAGGCG GTTTCTAAAGATGAAGGAACAAACAACAGATTACACGTGCAAGGAAAATGA
- the LOC131791765 gene encoding transcription factor 21 codes for MSYGKPQASWTCEDDTVEPFSCPEENSPTPSSISGDGDLENVSSPIAQQGRRKLKRRRKRMLTGVSRQRRAANERERRRIQGVNQAFIDLKNALPLAHSVDISKIDILRVATKWIDHLSKLLDQDQRINSEPKFAVQPQLYDFLGEDFSINVHELEDDCFLQGQDIWSDSSNLEGLSDFCIHTEEPFLKTLLRSSFTDTDSFTQPLLELTDQL; via the exons ATGTCTTATGGAAAACCCCAAGCTTCATGGACTTGTGAGGATGATACTGTTGAGCCTTTTTCTTGCCCAGAAGAAAACTCCCCGACCCCTTCTTCAATCAGCGGGGATGGGGACTTAGAGAATGTCAGCAGCCCCATCGCTCAACAAGGTAGGCGCAAGCTGAAGAGGCGAAGAAAGCGCATGCTAACAGGAGTCAGCCGGCAGCGGCGCGCTGCGAATGAACGAGAACGCCGAAGAATTCAAGGTGTAAATCAAGCATTCATCGACTTGAAAAACGCACTTCCTTTGGCTCACTCTGTGGATATTTCAAAGATTGACATCTTAAGAGTGGCGACGAAGTGGATAGACCACCTGAGTAAGTTACTAGATCAGGATCAAAGGATAAACTCGGAACCAAAATTTGCTGTCCAGCCGCAGTTGTATGATTTTCTAGGAGAAGATTTTTCGATCAACGTTCACGAGCTCGAAGACGATTGCTTTCTTCAAGGACAAG ACATATGGTCAGACAGCTCCAACCTGGAAGGACTCAGCGACTTCTGCATTCACACCGAGGAGCCTTTTCTGAAAACTCTCCTCCGCAGTAGTTTTACTGATACGGACAGTTTCACTCAACCACTGTTGGAACTTACGGACCAACTGTA